GGTGCGAATTTTAAAGCCATCAGAATATTTCTCAACCCCCATCGCCTTTAGCCTTCGTGCCATTATTTCTGCATAGCAAAATTTGCAGCCTGCCGAAACCTTATCGCAACCCGTTGTTGGGTTCCAGGTCATTTCCGTCCATTCTATGCTTGATTGTGCCATTATCTTCTTTTTTTAGCAATTATATGCGATGCAATTCTTAAGGCTGTTTCATTATTGGATGCAAAAATCAGATGAAATAGTGGTGCCCCTTTCCTATTGTTCAATCTTAACGGCTGTGTGACAAACTTCCAGATGGTTCCAAGTTGTCGAATATAGACTTCAGCAATTTTTTCAATTGGATCCAGAACTTTCTCAATCCTTTCATCTTCACCAAATAGACTTTGAATCTTACTTTTTCTATAGAAGGTAGAAATGATTTCATCTTCAGAAAGTCCGAAGTATCTTGTGAGCGTGGCGATACTTTTCAGTTCGCAGTTCTTGTCCAATAAACGGTTTATAATTACTGCCGTTGGCAATAAGATCCATATGTCTGATCTGGTATTTTTCAAAGAGGAAATTGCTTCCCATTCTATATGCATCCCAAAGGGGTCAATAAAGATAAGTGCAGCGTATTCTTTAGTACGAAGTACTTGAGCAAGCTTTAAAATCTGTTCGTTGCAATCGCCCGCTCGGAATTCCAGTTTTTTCCCCTTTGCTTCCTCCAGAGAATTAATTTTGGCTTTAAGCTTTGATATATTGTTTTCCTTAAGGTCTATGAAATAATAGTAGTTAAAAACATGGGGAGGATCTAATTTTACGACCCTTTCAGCAGCTCCTTCATAAATTTTTTGTTCCTCTGTCAGAAAAAATGGTTTGATACCTTCTGTTTCATATTCTATTCTTTCACCGCTTCCAGCAAAACCATCAAAGTAAATTAATTTCCAATATTTGTCCTTCATTATCTTAAGGTACTCTTGCACATATGAAATGAAGGCATCAAGCTTCTTTTCAGTCCAAGGGCCACCCCAAGGTTTATCCTTTTTATTCGATTGTTTAGTCATAACTAAGCTGCTAATGCTTCATTAAGTTCTTCAATAACCCCTTCCGTTTCCTCCCCAAACAATTGGTACATCCGGCCTACTCCGCCCTGGGCATCGAAGGGTGTGAAGTTAAGGTCATCGCGGTCAAAGTGAAAGGAGGTGGTTACATGGTCGCGGATCAGGCGCAGCCATGCCATCTGTTCTTCGGTGTAGCGGTTGTGCTGCCCGGCATTCTTCCTGAACACCCACTGCCGGAAGTTCTCGCTCACCGTTTGTTCGTATGGCAACAGTTGGCCGTCAATACCTGCTGCGTGCCTTACCAGTGCCACCAATGCCGTTGACCATTCACCTTCTCCAACTGCTCATACGCTTGCCACACGTGCATGGGGCCCAGTGCAGACCGTTCCCGCAGCAACACGTCTCGCAATTCCGTGATCATCCTGTAGGTAATGTTCCTGCGCTCGTAAGGCTGGTCATAAAATATCCGCAGGGCTGTAATCTCATCCTTGTGCTCCCGCATAAACTGCTCGAAATCCTGCTGTTTCAGCGTGAAGGTTAGTTGGTAAGGATTGCTGCTCATAGCTGCTCTTTTAAAGTTTCCAGTTGCTGTTTCAGACCAGGAAGGATGTTTTGAATGATGTTCCACTCAATTCTTCGTTCTACCCGGAAGTATTCATGTATTAGCAGGTTACGGAAAGCGATCATTTTTTGCCATTCAATTTCAGGGTGGGACTGGAGGAAGCTTTCAGGCAATTGCCGGGTGGCTTCACCTATGATCTCAAAGCAGCGGTCAACGGCATATTGGGTCTTGAGGTCGGTGCTGAATTGGTCCCATTCCATGCCCCTGGTGAAATCCAGTATGGCCTGAATGTTCATGATTATATCCTGTAATATCGCTTTTTCGCTGCGTTTAGACATATTGCAAGTCCTCCTCGATATAAGGCCAGTAATGTGGCTGTATGGCATTTCGACTAATCACATCCACCTTGTATCCGGGAAACATCTGTTGTAGCTCCCAAACCAGATCGAAATAATTCCAGTCCATATCTCCATTTAAGTCAACCATAATGTCAATGTCGCTTTTGCCCGGATCGAAGTCTTCACGTGTTACCGACCCAAATAAAGCCAGTTGACTTATGGGATAGCGTTTCTGCAGACCCGGTAGCTTATCCGCCAGCTTTTTCATTATGTCTTCAGGTGTTATCATGATATCATTGATTAGCCTTTAAATCTATGGGTATTATTGTTCTTCGCAACCAACCCGGTTTAAGTTCCCTTGCCCGAAGGGTGGCATCCATCGGGTCATGTTGGAAGTGGATGATGGGTGTTTGTTGCTTTGGGTTGAAGGTGAGTTTATAGTTGCTCATAACTGTGCTTTTAGGTTTTCCAATTGTACTTTAAGGCCGGGAAGGATGTTTTGAATGATGTTCCAAACAATTCGGTCATCTATTTTATCATAACCATGCACCAAGGCATTGCGGGTGGATTCAATCTTTTTCCATTCAATTTCAGGATGTGCCAGGATAAACTGATGGGGCAACCGATGTACCGCTTCGCCAAGCACCATGATGTTTCTATATAGGGCATCACGGGTTTTCCTGTCACGCAGGTAATCTTCGTAACTCAATCCTCCGCTGAAAGCCAAAATGGCGCTTATTGCATCAAGCATGTCAATGATCAATATTTTGGGGCTATAGTCAGACATTGATCACATCCTTTTTAATGTATTCCCAATAATGCGGCTTCAAGGCATGTCTTGAAACAAGGTCAACATTTTTTCCGAGTAATTTCCGTAGTTCTTCCTCAAGGTCAAAGAACTCCCATGCGATATCACCATCAAATTCCACAAGGATGTCTATGTCACTTTTCACCGGATCAAAATCATCGCGCGTTACGGAGCCGAACAAGGCGAGGTGCTTGATGGGGTAGCGCTTCATCAGGTCCGGGAGGTGCGCTGCCAACTTACGCTTTATCATGGCTGCTTTCATCGCCAATACTTTTGTTGAGGATGCCGGGCTTTGCTCCACAATATAACCATCTGCCTATGCTGGAAGTGGATAAGGGGCGTGTGCTGTTTGAGTTTGAATGTGAGTTCGTAGTTGCTCATAACTTGTCTTTTAAATTTTCCAATTGCTGTTTTAGTCCAGGCAGGATGTTTCGGATGATGTTCCACTCAATTCTCCTTTCTACCCGGAAGTATTCATGTATCAATAAGTTTGCGGAATGCAATCATTTTTTGCCATTCAATTTCCGGGTGGGAGTGGAGGAAGCTTTCCGGCAATTGTCGTGTAGCTTCCCCAATGATCTCAAAGCTGCAGTCAACGGCATATTGGGTCTTGAGGTCGGTACTGAATTGGTCCCATTCCATGCCCCTGGTGAAATCCAGTATGGCCTGAATGTTCATGATTATATCCTGTAATATCGCTTTTTCGCTGCGTTTAGACATATTGCAAGTCCTCCTCGATATAAGGCCAGTAATGTGGCTGTATGGCATTTCGACTAATCACATCCACCTTGTATCCGGGAAACATCTGTTGTAGCTCCCAAACCAGATCGAAATAATTCCAGTCCATATCTCCATTTAAGTCAACCATAATGTCAATGTCGCTTTTGCCCGGATCGAAGTCTTCACGTGTTACCGACCCAAATAAAGCCAGTTGACTTATGGGATAGCGTTTCTGCAGACCCGGTAGCTTATCCGCCAGCTTTTTCTTTATGTCTTCAGGTGTTATCATGATGTCATTGATTAGCCTTTAAATCTATGGTTATTATTGTTCTTCGCAACCATTCCGGTTTAATATCTCCTGCCCGCAGGGTGGTAGCTCCCATGCGCTCCATAGCCGGTATAAATCCCCGGTCATTTGCCGCCACCAGTTGCTGCCACCGGTCAATCGTTATTCCCAGCAACTTCGCCACCTGCGCTATACTCGCAGGCTCATCTGAGCGCTCGTTGTGGTGGTCAATGGAAATATATTTGGGTGGAGGCGAAATATCTTCCCGCAATTCGATGCCTACAAAAAAGCGCTGGTCGTCCCAAATATCCTTGTAAGCGCTGAGTGTGGCGTTGTTCCAAGACAAACCACCATCATGGTAGGGGAGGGAGTGCTGCTCCAGCAGTTTGCGGATTTCAGCCATTTCGAGGTCGTGACCACCGAGCAGGAATACATATTCCGGGTAGGTTTGGGGCTGCATTGGGTTTCAAAAGGTTAAAATATTGAATTCCAATGTAAGAACTTTGACGCACTTGCCGTATCCTAATTCTATTTTATTCGATAACTACCAATTTGTAATAAATTCTTAAGGCCGTAAACAAGGAGAAATAGACGTTTCCCTCCTATACTTGACAAAAGGAATTGGCTAACCAAATTTTCTTTCCATTATTATTATTTTTATCCTTATTCAGTATAGGATATATATTAAATTTAGGCTTTACTTTTTTTAGCTGCAATAAAACATACTTTAAATATATTTTACTGCTTGGTGTGGAAGCTGGTTTTTCATCTGGTTTCACTGCGACCGAATTGTTCCCCCCAAGAACATCCCTACCCCTTAGGCGGGCGCTGTATTTTCTGACGGTTTTTTATCCTGAAGAGGAGCCGGCCCAGGGTGGTTCCCATTATGATGGGCAATGTACGCTGCCAAAGCATCCAGAGGTTTAGCTTTGCGCTTCGGCCTATGTATTTGCGGTAGCTGTGCTTTATATTTTTAATTCCGGTGCCAAACTCAATTTCGCTTTTTCCACCGGGAGCAAAACAAACCAACGGATAATTAATAAATAAATATTTTTCGTTACGGATCCTGACCATAAAATCATAATCCATCGCCACTTCTACATCTAAATCATAAAGGCCATGCCGGTCATACAATTCTTTCTTTACGAACATGGTGGGATGAGCTACCTGGCGCATTCCTCTGTAAAGCTTCTTCTTTTCAAATGGTACGCCCGATTCTATCCAGGTATTTCCCCGGTATTGCAGGTATTTGCCACTTGTCCATTTTACACCGGGGTTCGCTTCAAACGTCTTTCCCGCCCGCTGTAAAACGGTGTCGTCATAATAATAATCACCAGAATTTAATAAGTGAATAATATCTCCGCTGGCCCGAAGGATCCCCTTATTAAATGCATCGCTTATTCCTTCGTCCGGCTCATTCTTCCATTTGCGAAATCCGGGCTGCGGATGAGATTCCAAATAATGCAGTATTACCTGGTTTTCAGAGCCGTCCACGATCAGGTGCTCATCAGGCTTCCTGGTCTGCTGATCAACAGATTTACACGTTGTAATAACATCTTCCGGATTATTAAAACAAATAGTAATGACTGAAATTTTTAACGACATAAAATGTTTCTGTTAATTCTAAAAATTAATATTTAAAGTACCAAGAAAATTAATGGGAGTGGCTTGAAGCCAGGGCAGCCACATCCCCCTTCGTCCCACCCTTGATGGGGGATTATCCTTTCATTGGTAAGGACCACTAGTCTTTAGCACCTGTTCATCCTCCATTTCTTTCATTAACTTATCAGTAGAACCATATTTAAAAAAATAATATTTTTAGCTAAAAATGAATAAATTACAAATCCCACCTTTATGAAGATTTAATTCTTTATTAAATCAAAAATTAAGGAACAGCCAATTCCAGCCCCACGCCCATCCGTGGAAGATCAGGAAGCACATTCCTTTCAACGGATTCTATTCTTTGCTGTTCGCCATCTACAAAAATATCAGAGAAGCGATAAAAGAAATTTACACTGAAACCAGTGTACCCGATCCTCGCCAGCGCATGGTAGCTGAAATTCTGAAAAATGGGCAGTTTTGAATACTTCACCTCCCGGATTTCTCCGCCCGGAAGCTTATCACGATACTGATAACCAGAGGAAAGCAGGTAGCCGCCACCACCACCAATATCCATAAAAAAGCCGAGAAAATCTCCGCGTCCCGGATCGAAATTAATCCGGAAAAAAACGTCCATCATAATATGCGTGGTATTGAAAAATTCAGTGTTGTGGATTCTTAAAGTTCCCACTTTCTTATCCTCATTTTGTTGAATGCTGTAACGGGAATGCATGCTATGCACTTCAGCGCCAACCGCAAATGTGGAGCTGAGTTTACGCTTATACCGCAACCCCACCTGGAAACTATGGGAGGCAAAATGCTTCAATTCAGCGCCATCCTCTTCAGGTCCAAAAAGGAAATTCATTCCATACGTAAGCTGCACAAAATGCTTCCTGTTTGGGCCAAATGAGGAATTCATTGTATCCAATAAATTTTCCTGCTCCAGGATTACAGTCTGTGCCAAGGCCGTGGAAACCGGTGCAATACTAAAAATCAATGTAGCAATTATTATTATTTTAAACATATTTTTAATAAATAAATGAAGTCGTAAATCCCTCAAAATGAATGGTGATAATATCTCCGTTCT
This genomic window from Bacteroidia bacterium contains:
- the tcmP gene encoding three-Cys-motif partner protein TcmP yields the protein MTKQSNKKDKPWGGPWTEKKLDAFISYVQEYLKIMKDKYWKLIYFDGFAGSGERIEYETEGIKPFFLTEEQKIYEGAAERVVKLDPPHVFNYYYFIDLKENNISKLKAKINSLEEAKGKKLEFRAGDCNEQILKLAQVLRTKEYAALIFIDPFGMHIEWEAISSLKNTRSDIWILLPTAVIINRLLDKNCELKSIATLTRYFGLSEDEIISTFYRKSKIQSLFGEDERIEKVLDPIEKIAEVYIRQLGTIWKFVTQPLRLNNRKGAPLFHLIFASNNETALRIASHIIAKKRR
- a CDS encoding type I restriction-modification enzyme R subunit C-terminal domain-containing protein, translated to MALVRHAAGIDGQLLPYEQTVSENFRQWVFRKNAGQHNRYTEEQMAWLRLIRDHVTTSFHFDRDDLNFTPFDAQGGVGRMYQLFGEETEGVIEELNEALAA
- a CDS encoding type I restriction-modification enzyme R subunit C-terminal domain-containing protein, with amino-acid sequence MSSNPYQLTFTLKQQDFEQFMREHKDEITALRIFYDQPYERRNITYRMITELRDVLLRERSALGPMHVWQAYEQLEKVNGQRHWWHW
- a CDS encoding DUF86 domain-containing protein; amino-acid sequence: MSKRSEKAILQDIIMNIQAILDFTRGMEWDQFSTDLKTQYAVDRCFEIIGEATRQLPESFLQSHPEIEWQKMIAFRNLLIHEYFRVERRIEWNIIQNILPGLKQQLETLKEQL
- a CDS encoding nucleotidyltransferase domain-containing protein, with protein sequence MITPEDIMKKLADKLPGLQKRYPISQLALFGSVTREDFDPGKSDIDIMVDLNGDMDWNYFDLVWELQQMFPGYKVDVISRNAIQPHYWPYIEEDLQYV
- a CDS encoding HepT-like ribonuclease domain-containing protein gives rise to the protein MSDYSPKILIIDMLDAISAILAFSGGLSYEDYLRDRKTRDALYRNIMVLGEAVHRLPHQFILAHPEIEWKKIESTRNALVHGYDKIDDRIVWNIIQNILPGLKVQLENLKAQL
- a CDS encoding nucleotidyltransferase family protein translates to MKAAMIKRKLAAHLPDLMKRYPIKHLALFGSVTRDDFDPVKSDIDILVEFDGDIAWEFFDLEEELRKLLGKNVDLVSRHALKPHYWEYIKKDVINV
- a CDS encoding HepT-like ribonuclease domain-containing protein; this translates as MSKRSEKAILQDIIMNIQAILDFTRGMEWDQFSTDLKTQYAVDCSFEIIGEATRQLPESFLHSHPEIEWQKMIAFRKLIDT
- a CDS encoding nucleotidyltransferase domain-containing protein — its product is MITPEDIKKKLADKLPGLQKRYPISQLALFGSVTREDFDPGKSDIDIMVDLNGDMDWNYFDLVWELQQMFPGYKVDVISRNAIQPHYWPYIEEDLQYV
- a CDS encoding glycosyltransferase, with the translated sequence MSLKISVITICFNNPEDVITTCKSVDQQTRKPDEHLIVDGSENQVILHYLESHPQPGFRKWKNEPDEGISDAFNKGILRASGDIIHLLNSGDYYYDDTVLQRAGKTFEANPGVKWTSGKYLQYRGNTWIESGVPFEKKKLYRGMRQVAHPTMFVKKELYDRHGLYDLDVEVAMDYDFMVRIRNEKYLFINYPLVCFAPGGKSEIEFGTGIKNIKHSYRKYIGRSAKLNLWMLWQRTLPIIMGTTLGRLLFRIKNRQKIQRPPKG